In one Herpetosiphonaceae bacterium genomic region, the following are encoded:
- a CDS encoding ABC transporter ATP-binding protein — protein MTQTFAIVAEDVSKQFPNAPRPSVDRCSFSVEEGQFIVLLGPSGCGKTTLLKMINRLYEPTGGRLLVNGADVSAMPVTALRRQIGYVIQQTGLFPHMRIADNIAVVPRLLGWKQDRIDARIDELLDLIGLPRDYRRRYPRQLSGGEQQRVGIARALAADPKIMLMDEPFGAIDAITRTRLQDELLSIQRKLHKTILFVTHDVDEALRLADKIIVMRKGQIVQFDTPLKILTQPADAFVGQLVDADDMLRHLSLIKVKTVLTAVEASSEATPDELRIHDDDDLRSALSLLLSASGETLAVVDEAGQVIGHLSFDTMQHALRRATPPVPAK, from the coding sequence ATGACACAGACTTTTGCAATCGTCGCCGAGGACGTTTCCAAGCAATTTCCCAACGCTCCTAGGCCGTCCGTCGATCGCTGCTCGTTCTCGGTGGAAGAGGGCCAGTTCATCGTGCTGCTGGGACCGTCCGGCTGCGGCAAGACGACGCTGCTCAAGATGATCAACCGGCTGTACGAGCCGACCGGCGGGCGTTTGCTGGTGAACGGCGCGGATGTGTCGGCGATGCCCGTAACCGCGCTGCGTCGTCAGATCGGCTATGTGATCCAGCAGACCGGCCTGTTTCCCCACATGCGCATCGCGGACAATATCGCGGTGGTGCCCCGGCTGCTGGGCTGGAAGCAGGATCGGATCGACGCGCGCATCGACGAGCTGCTCGATCTGATCGGCCTGCCGCGCGACTACCGCAGGCGCTATCCGCGCCAGCTCTCCGGCGGCGAGCAGCAGCGCGTCGGGATTGCGCGGGCGCTGGCGGCAGATCCCAAGATTATGCTGATGGACGAGCCGTTCGGCGCGATCGACGCGATCACGCGCACGCGGTTGCAGGACGAGCTGCTGTCGATCCAGCGCAAGCTGCACAAGACGATCCTGTTCGTGACGCATGATGTGGACGAGGCGCTACGATTGGCCGATAAGATCATCGTGATGCGCAAAGGCCAGATCGTGCAGTTCGACACGCCGCTCAAGATTTTGACGCAGCCCGCCGATGCGTTCGTGGGCCAGCTTGTGGACGCCGACGATATGCTGCGCCATCTGAGCCTGATCAAGGTCAAGACTGTGCTGACGGCGGTCGAGGCCAGTTCAGAGGCAACGCCCGACGAGCTGCGCATTCACGACGACGACGATCTCCGCTCGGCGCTGTCGCTGCTGCTGAGCGCAAGCGGCGAGACGCTGGCGGTAGTCGACGAGGCCGGGCAGGTGATCGGCCATCTCAGCTTCGACACGATGCAGCACGCGCTCCGCCGCGCTACGCCGCCGGTTCCGGCCAAGTAG
- a CDS encoding glycine betaine ABC transporter substrate-binding protein → MRSKGSWTRILGLFVVLVFIMTACGQAGTTTDGGAPAGTTTAQTSAATDQTAAAPSAAPASGGGQTIKVGSKNFTEEFLLGEMYKQLLEANGFKVETSFGLASEAVAHQALLNGEIDLYPEYTSTGLQAILKMPALKDRKEIFDTVKREYEKQFNLTWLEASPFENNQALAMTKQRADELGIKSYSDLSQKAGELVLGGPAEFFEREDGVKGLQKAYGGFEFKENKQLDPSLRYSALQNGDIDVVVAFSTDGEIGGLDLALLQDDKQFYPPYQVAPVIRQDTLKANPQIADILNGLAPKLKDEKTMATLNYMVDGPDKKEPEEVAKQFLTEQGLLK, encoded by the coding sequence ATGCGATCTAAAGGTTCTTGGACCCGCATCCTGGGTTTGTTCGTCGTTCTGGTCTTCATCATGACCGCCTGCGGTCAGGCCGGAACAACCACCGACGGCGGCGCGCCCGCTGGCACGACGACCGCGCAGACTTCAGCGGCGACCGATCAAACCGCTGCCGCTCCGTCGGCGGCGCCGGCTTCGGGCGGCGGCCAGACGATCAAAGTCGGCTCAAAAAACTTTACCGAGGAGTTTCTCCTGGGCGAGATGTACAAGCAACTGCTGGAGGCCAACGGCTTCAAGGTCGAGACGAGCTTCGGCCTCGCCTCGGAGGCCGTGGCGCATCAGGCGCTGCTCAACGGCGAGATCGATCTCTACCCTGAGTATACCAGCACGGGCCTCCAGGCGATCCTCAAGATGCCCGCGCTGAAAGATCGCAAGGAGATCTTCGATACCGTCAAGCGCGAGTATGAAAAGCAGTTCAACCTGACGTGGCTGGAGGCATCGCCCTTCGAGAACAATCAGGCGCTGGCGATGACCAAGCAGCGCGCCGATGAGCTGGGCATCAAGTCCTACTCCGATCTGTCGCAGAAGGCCGGCGAGCTGGTGCTGGGCGGCCCGGCGGAGTTCTTCGAGCGTGAGGACGGCGTCAAGGGCTTGCAAAAAGCCTACGGCGGCTTCGAGTTCAAGGAGAACAAGCAGCTCGATCCGTCGCTGCGTTACAGCGCGCTGCAAAACGGCGACATCGACGTTGTGGTCGCCTTCAGCACTGACGGCGAGATCGGCGGTCTGGACCTGGCGCTGCTGCAAGATGACAAGCAGTTCTACCCGCCCTATCAGGTCGCGCCGGTGATCCGCCAGGATACGCTCAAGGCCAATCCGCAGATTGCCGATATTCTCAATGGGCTGGCTCCCAAGCTCAAAGATGAGAAGACGATGGCGACGCTGAACTATATGGTGGACGGCCCCGACAAGAAGGAGCCGGAGGAGGTTGCCAAGCAGTTCTTGACCGAGCAGGGCTTACTGAAGTAA
- a CDS encoding ABC transporter permease: MDAMNELRGALTYFLDNQAAFREALTVHLRLSLTALAIALVLSVPLGIWAARRRQVAQPIINLANALRVVPSLAVLFLALPYFGIGFTPSLIALTVLACPPILINTYAGFRSVDRAVIEAAYGMGMASRQVLRAVEFPLALPVLVAGVRIATVEVIASASLAAYIAGGGLGEFIQRGFAVNNLSITIAGTIPIALLALLADALLAGVQRATSIAAR; the protein is encoded by the coding sequence ATGGACGCCATGAACGAGCTGCGGGGAGCACTCACCTATTTTCTTGACAACCAGGCGGCCTTTAGGGAGGCGCTTACGGTTCATCTGCGCCTCAGCCTGACAGCGCTGGCGATTGCGCTGGTGCTGTCTGTGCCGCTCGGCATCTGGGCGGCCAGGCGGCGGCAGGTGGCACAGCCGATCATCAATCTGGCGAACGCGCTGCGTGTCGTGCCCAGCCTGGCCGTGCTGTTTCTGGCGCTGCCCTACTTCGGCATCGGCTTCACGCCCTCGCTGATCGCGCTGACGGTGCTGGCCTGCCCGCCGATCCTGATCAACACCTACGCCGGATTCCGCTCGGTCGATCGGGCGGTGATCGAGGCGGCCTATGGCATGGGCATGGCCTCCCGCCAGGTGCTGCGCGCGGTCGAGTTTCCGCTGGCGCTGCCGGTGCTCGTCGCGGGCGTGCGCATCGCCACGGTCGAAGTGATCGCCAGCGCCTCGCTCGCGGCGTACATCGCCGGGGGTGGGCTGGGCGAGTTCATCCAGCGCGGCTTTGCCGTCAACAATCTGAGCATTACGATCGCCGGAACAATTCCGATTGCGCTGCTGGCGCTCCTGGCGGATGCGCTCCTCGCCGGAGTTCAGCGGGCGACTTCGATTGCCGCCAGGTAA
- a CDS encoding NAD(P)H-quinone oxidoreductase, producing MQAMTITQPGGPEVLRLCEMPTPEPVADQIRVRVCATALNRADLVQRMGRYTAPFGAPQDIPGLEFAGSVDAVGPLVERLRPGDRVFGIVGGGAYAEYLLTSERMAVPIPANLDWEQAAAVPEVFMTAHDALFTQARFTSGERVLVHAVGSGVGTAAIQLIRATGGISFGTARSADKLQAARDLGLDVALPAEGWPAELERQTSQSGVHVVLDFVGSAYLADNLNALATRGRLVLIGLMSGAQAQIDLGVIQRKRLQMIGTVLRARPLEEKIAVTQAFERQVVPLLERRSVRPVVDRVFELQDAAEAHRYMEQNANFGKIVLRVA from the coding sequence ATGCAAGCGATGACGATTACGCAGCCGGGCGGACCTGAGGTGTTGCGTCTGTGTGAGATGCCGACGCCGGAGCCGGTCGCCGATCAGATCCGGGTGCGGGTGTGTGCCACGGCGCTCAACCGTGCCGATCTGGTGCAGCGCATGGGCCGCTATACCGCGCCCTTCGGCGCGCCGCAGGATATTCCTGGCCTGGAGTTTGCCGGATCGGTCGATGCGGTCGGGCCGCTGGTTGAGCGGCTGCGTCCGGGAGATCGAGTCTTTGGCATCGTCGGCGGCGGCGCGTACGCCGAGTATCTGCTCACGAGCGAGCGTATGGCCGTGCCGATTCCCGCGAATCTCGACTGGGAGCAGGCGGCGGCAGTGCCCGAAGTCTTTATGACAGCGCACGATGCCCTTTTCACCCAGGCGCGCTTCACGTCCGGAGAGCGTGTGCTGGTCCACGCGGTCGGCTCAGGCGTTGGCACGGCGGCGATCCAGTTGATCCGCGCGACCGGCGGGATCAGCTTCGGCACGGCGCGCTCCGCCGACAAGCTGCAAGCGGCCCGCGATCTGGGCCTGGACGTGGCGCTGCCCGCCGAGGGCTGGCCCGCCGAGCTAGAGCGGCAAACATCTCAATCGGGCGTGCATGTCGTGCTGGACTTTGTCGGCAGCGCCTATCTTGCCGATAATCTAAACGCGCTCGCAACACGCGGGCGGCTGGTGCTGATTGGCCTGATGAGCGGCGCGCAGGCGCAGATCGATCTGGGCGTGATCCAGCGGAAGCGGCTTCAGATGATCGGCACGGTGCTGCGGGCACGTCCCCTGGAAGAGAAGATCGCCGTGACGCAGGCGTTCGAGCGGCAGGTGGTGCCGCTGCTGGAGCGCCGCAGCGTGCGGCCCGTCGTCGATCGCGTGTTTGAGCTGCAAGACGCGGCAGAGGCGCATCGCTACATGGAGCAGAATGCCAACTTCGGCAAGATCGTGCTGCGAGTGGCGTAG